The Nematostella vectensis chromosome 6, jaNemVect1.1, whole genome shotgun sequence region gttttttttttgtattaaaaaTTTGTTCATTTATTAGTGGCCTTGCTACAAACTTAATTTAGCCTCCAATGAATGTCATTAACAGATACAAGACCTGTTTTCTCTAACCAATGGCGTTTCGCATtcatcattttccattttttatagccaaccttaattgaaataggtgtacacCCTTAAAGGGTGTATCTGCAGATATATTCCTCTAGCTAGCTCATGACTATTTCTTTGTAGCAGATTTTTAGGGCAAATTGAGTTGAAAAATTTGCAACATCCATCAGACCTCCTTTTGTGGTAATGGGAGTAGATTAGCAGCTTCTAAATCACTATCACATGGCAGGCCTGGAAATATATCTACAGCACGCTCTGAATggctatgacgtcactagcATTTGCAGCTTCGTgagatattgaaaattacccagaagaccctgagtCTAGACGGAGCCCATATCGCAGCGCTTGAGCTGGCAATTCATTAAGCATACGATTGGCTTTCTTTATTATGAACTCGCCGTGCGCCAATGCATAAAGCCTCCgatttggctttttttttatgaactcGCAGTGCGCAAATACACTGTGCCTACGATTTGGCTTTCTTTATATGAAGTTGCAGTGCGCCGCCCAGGTCAAGTCATTTGCTTAAAAAAAGTGATTGACCTCTTCCAAAACAAAACCGCATGGAAATACAGGCACTGGTAACTGATATTATGAAAATAGTCAATCGCAATAACTTTACATTTTGTTGGATTTAAGCGCATATGAATGTTCTCAGTGGAATTCATGCCTTCTGTTATGATATTAGGTAATACAGATAAAGTGTTTCTGGGAACTATCTCTTCTGTCGTGTCAAATCCTCTAGAAGCGTAGTAGACAGGCAGGGCACCCAGGGTCGCTGGCGGGGCACCCAGTTGCTTAGCCGCAGGTCTCGCAAATCTTGAATCATGAAGCGCACACAAGAGGATGTCTTCTTGGAGTCAATGATTTTGTTGAATTGCCTAAAGTACTGGTCCATGCGTGGCTGAAAAAGAACAGAAGCTGACCTCTTCGAGGAAAGATCTTTTTGAAACAAGGCAAGTAGGTAGGATTTTCACAGGAGGATGATTAATTGATAACAATTTAAACAGGCCATTTTCTCAAAGGTAGCTTGCCCTAGCTCACAATGGTAATTCATTTTCTCTCATCTAAGCGGATTTCCCAGTCGAGTTGGGTGGCTCTAGTTAACTCAACATTCATGTACGCAATTTTTTATTCACCCAAATTTatccttatttttttaaattatcaaAGTTATATTGCGTGCATCACACGAGGTGAAGGTCACAGGCCCTGTACCTTGGCTATGTCATGATCCAAGTCCTTTCCAACGGTGGAGAGGAGTTCACACAAGCACTCCAAGGACTCGTCATCAGTTCTATTTATGAGCTTCCATACACAAGTGTGCATGATGTTCTCTGTTAAGATCTTCTggataaaaaaacaagatttttaaaaaaagcaaagaaaatatCATTCAGCTGAAAGAGAAAGTGCATGTTAAATTAATCAGATTATGCTTTCCATCCCGATTGCGCTACCGCCAATCTTGGGTTAGCTACCAGCCAATAAGTATATAAGAAATGTTACCATATGATTAAAACATGAACTCAGCCAACTATCTGCCTAGCAAAGAAATGCTGTACGGTGcacaacaaaataaattgaatCCTCTTTTTTATGACACccatgtcaatcaatcaacagCGATTCTTGCATGGTAGCATGACCTACTGTACCGAACGACACTCGTAAATTGCACGCTCTTATTGGTCAagggtccatgtgttattagaggACACACGCTTGGCGTCAGCATGCATGCGTGATTCCCAAAACTAGATTGGAAATTTAGAAAAGAACTTAATCGCTGTATGAAACAAGTAGAtgtcattttttgtttatctctcctctaatagatgcacagaatATGTCACAGCGAATTATGAACAACAGTCGACTGCGTCTCGTCGCATACTTTCTTGTTCATGACTATTTGTGACGCCATCTGTTTATCTATTAGGGGACAGACGCAAGCAAAAATGGGATCTTTTTGATAAAGTTTTGGTGATCAGTCGCTTTGTTGGtttgtcaaatagaatatAGTCCACACTAAACACTTGACATTCAAGTTTTGAGTAACATCGAGGGCTTAGAAATAAGACATAAAATCTGCAGCATTTAAGATTACAAACCTTGAGTATGAACAGTTCACCAATGAATATAATGTTTCCAAGTGTCCTCCTTCTTTCCCACATCTCATATTcttcttgttcagcttttttttatcttatagtcTTTCTCCTGTGACAGAAATCAAGTTATATCTGGTTTTAAAGGTTCTACAGTTAAACTCCCTGATAACCCAAAGTTTCCATTGTTTTTCAGTTCCCCTTCAGGACTTTGTGTacatggatgttttttttttctactaaaCATAGGCTCTAACAATTTTGCTATATATTATTCAGAGTCTTGCATTCAAATGGAGCTATTGAAACAGAGAAGGGGAAATAAATCACAAATGCTTGAAGCTTTACTGTATGTTGTGTGCTTttctgaaaataatttgaagcTTGAAGCATTGGCCATTATTcacttttaaaatgtttggTAATGGTTTGAGATTAGTGATTCAAATGGGTTGCAGGTACAgaccaagaaaaaaattatgactttttaaaaaaaaaaagagcacTGTCACATCATAACGTGTATGATTGACTTGTTTATCATGATTAAATACCGGAAGAAGATGTAGGCTAACTGGTAGCGTCAAGGATCCTACCCATATGCGCGCACTAACTTCACGGAAAGCGTTCTTGTAACTCTGTAAATTTTCCAGCTGCGGATTCGAGCTGGTCTTAATAATAAAGACCAAGATACCGCCAATGAGTTGTATCGTATTTAAATATATGGACATACTTTACAGCTCATTCTTTAAacactcttaacattttgaCCTGTTAACATAAACAAGTGCAAATTGGTCATCTAGATCCTCAATGGATTGAAGGGTTTAGATTTGTCAGTAGAAGCCAAAGATTAGGCACTCGAATCAGAATCAGTGTTTCTTTATGAGTTCAAGTTTTAGCTCAGCACATTTACTGGATGTGTTTAATGATAATAACCGATTTTGAAGTAAAACACCTAAAGCTTGTTGTTCAAAATCATCTTACCGAAAGGCCTTCATTCACAAGCTGGTCAGTGTTGTTGTGGGTTTTGTGCTCATATGTCTTATCAAACTTCTTCTGGCATTTGTTGAGCAGGATGGTTTTGAAAACCAATTCcttattttcaaaagaaaCTTTTATCTAAAAATAGGGGAAAATACAATTGTTTAATTAACTACCTGTACTGCAATATGCAGGCCTGAAAACTTTTGATATCACTAGAAATACTACAAACAAGCTGTAGAGAAACTATATGATCAAGATCTGTGTAGGAGTGGTTTAGACAAGttttaaatcaacacaaggtagAAAAGTATGTTGTACAACTCTGTGATAGAAAGTTGTTGAGCTGATGTTTTGAGCGTTATAGCTATCATTGATTAGTTATCATGGACCATACATTTAATAGCATCCTAATGAGACATGGATATTATACGAATGAGGTTGGGGTATGACCCCTTGCACATTACCATTGAGCATATTTATGCAGTCACTTTAAACTTACCGGCAACAAACAATGACATAGATTAGCATAAACAACACAGTATCTTGGCTCCCTGATAGCCTGTAAGCATGAAAGAAATCTTTACCAACTGGTATAAGAGCGGAATTGTAACAGTGGTATCTCAACTCACAAATCTTCAGGTTGtgctatttttaaaaacagacataagagaaaaatcaTCAAACATGCAAGGCACTGTGTGAGAACAGATACAAGATTCTCACACTGGAACCTCAACCAAGTCTGAAATCTCCATGTTGTTCTATTATTTTAGGATGGCCACTTAGGGTGACAATCTATGGATACCCCTTACCCAACTATAAGAATATTGGTCAATTGgaaactttattttctcaAATATAGAAATGGCACTTTTGGGTCCATTTGCCGCAGGATTATATCAAAGTTTTCACTGttatttgtttgtattttgtttgctgtatCTTAACTTCTAGAGGAACATAATAATCTTATCATCATCTTTGTCACTTTATTATATCTACCTTTTCAAAAACAATATCAATAATGCCCTCCAGCTTTTCAGCGGTGTCAATCTCCAGGTTCATAACTTGCTCCACGAGTTTTTTGAAATTCTGAGGGGTAATCTTGTTCAGGATGCCTCTGAATTTACGCATGACTTTCTAAATAACAAAGGCAAAACAATACTTTAATtcagaaaaattaaaaaaagaccTTGTGCTCAGATCCGTCTGGAACGCTTTCCCAGTTGGCTTGGGAGCTACCAAGTCTTTGGATGTTTTTAAAGTTTtgcttaacacattgacccctcaaccggcctgtaccggctttgagaagtacccacaacccaaaaaattcataaatgcaaaataaacacaacaagatgaagatactcaggcatcagtctaagggataaatgttcttgaagatatgcattcaaccaaggtgttggcaactactcttaagccaaataatagcacaggttctttgacaaatttcaaatcgaacaaggaaagaaaagcagaatcacccctctcaataaaacgctcaaaataccacacaagggagagagatcctCCAGGTTTAtgtccatggcctcaaaacacaatgtccactacttgaaggcttgtaaaacaacttggatgcctttacggattgcaaagcattctgggagatctagggaaaaattcacgaggggagggccagtcaacactcttctcccaaaacaaatcaattccaggtcatacagacccagaatagcagtgtaaacaaaagacagcatttaggagagctgtggtgatttaCTAgaatccaggcaaagccaaacaagaaaaaatcatcatgaacccacctttgcttgcaaatatccataagcaaagcactcaattatgccccaatagacttcatgatgtcctgagacactctcctaatatgctcatagctgtattttttatgaaaaatacaataataataattttcgAAAAAAGAACCTTTGATTTTTGGTTGAAGATGTGAACCTATAGCAACCAAGTTTGCAAAGAGATCTTTAAaagatctttttttaaaacttttaataCCCTACATGCTTTAATTAGATCGGGAGAAAGCATTATTTTCACACTAGCTACACTCTATGACATGATTTGCTTTACAAAGGAGGTGTTGATGTTGGCTGGTAGCGCTGGGTAATAGACGTAATTTGACTTTTCagttaaattatatttttgtattgGTTTGTAACCAATAATCATTTATCAAATGTTTATCCTTGGTCTAAACTCTTGTGGTCAGCATATAAATGCTTATTGTATTGATTTCTTATTTCAGGAAGATTAGTATCGTTACCACATGGTCTCACTACTTTCTTCTTTAACAATCAAGTCGAATTATCAACAATTCAGTTATCAAGAGTTAAGTCGAATTATCAACAGGTCGATTTATCAACAAGtcgattttttaaaattgaagTCGATATATCAACATTAGCATagtcataaccatcatcatcaccaccaccaccgccccCACTGCCCCTGCCGGCGCTGCCCCCGCACCCATCGCCTTTATTCACTTGAATAAAAGAGATGAAAGTTGGAACTACCTCTGTTGTTGCTGCTCTTGCCTTCTTAGCTGGACCAATCCATCTATTTCACTACGTTTAAGCTGCAAAGCAAGAACATTGTTAAAAAACCAACACTTACAAATAGGCGATACAGCTGAATACCTACCTCGACAGCAGGCTGAATTGTGCGAATAATTTTCTTGGGTGGCATTTTTCCTTTATTAGCTTTTGAGGGGTTCAGCTCAGGCTACAAGTAGAAaaacattattagtacttAACAATGAAACTTTGTGCAACAAAACCAAAATACCTTCCTTCAATATAAGCATTGAAGTGCACTCACTGTCACTCTATTAACTGGTGGCATGTAGTTATAAAAGGTTTCTATAAGAAGATCCTACATACCTCTTTGCTTATGCTCCCCCACTGCAGAATCATCACCTTGAGTTGGTCAGATTGGGAATTGTCAGCAAGCTCTAAATATCTGGTTTTCATGCCTGTATACAAAAAGTCTGCATTCATGTGTCCTGTTTTCATTTCTTTCACTCTATCTTCCACCGTCCTTAGAACGCTCAGTTTCTCAACTGAATTCCCTTGCTCGAAGGCATGACCAATAAAAACTTTGGCTCTATCGATACAGGAAAGCTCTTTGCAATGTTTCATGGTCCTGTCATCTAGTGCTTGCCTTGTACAATCTGATACCAACTCAAGATCTTTCAGAAGCGTATTTTTGCGCACTAGCACAGCTTCTATGATCTTGTTTGTAGCTTCTTCAATTTCTTGTTTACAATTCTGTGCTTGGTTTTCTAGTTCTCTCTTCTCGGCTTCAACACCTTCCATGCTATCATGGAGAACTTTACGCATTTCCAAGAATTCATCAATTATATTTCCAACTTTAAAAAGGCATCTTGCTAGGCTACTGTCTGTTAATTCCTCAACTTTGTGTTGTAAGTTCGCATGTTCTGAAATGCAACTCAAACAAAGTGGCTCATTACAGTTTGCACAATATCGAAGCAACAACTTCTCATCTTTATGTTTCGAGCATTTTAAGTTAACGTGCAGGGACTGTAAGATCTTCAGAGGCTTTTCTTCattgataataataacttGATGCTCCCGAGTAAGTTTTATTCTCCGATGAGCTTCCACACACATCTGACACAAAAACTCGTTGCAATCCATGCATCTCGCCTCTGCTAGTGCGGAGTTCTCATCGCAATTCGAGCAGATGACAGCATCCTTCGCATCTAAACAACATCTGAGATAATTATTAACATTGCAAGCAAAGAAGTTTGTCTTCAGGTCGCTTGTCTGTGGTATTCTTACAAGTGAGTCACAAAGTCGACAAGGAACAGTCCACGTATCTCCGTGTTTCTGTGCTGTTTTCTGACAGCAAGATCTGCAAATCGAGTCAAGGCAAGGCAAAAGAACGGGACCATTCATCGTTTCCTTGCAAGAGGGGCATGTTATAAACTTGGTAAGGTTTTCCCTcagcaaaatattgtcttCATTGAAGTTCTTGTCTGTGCCGGTTGCCGCCATGTTACTTCCAGGAAAGTGCTTGCGTGCGTGAGTAGCACTAGGAGCGGCTggtaatgcctggtgcacactagtgacataacgacatgcaTGCGCACTCTGTTAgtcccgacataacgacatagacacaaagacataaaagaaaaaaaatgtttttctcttatgtcattatgtttatgtcgttatgttgggcttatgtcaaaatgtctaaccattcacacttgaacgtACGAGTGCGTGCGCCATGTCGTTATATCATTGTGTCattagtgtgcaccaggcattagcACCCTAAACTAGGAGTTGTGAATCGAATTCTTGGAATTCTTGGTTTGCATGTGACGTCACGCTTATTAGCATAACCACCCGGCGGCTATGTTGGAAGTCTAAACACATTTCAAACACATTTCGCGGCGCTTAGTGCAAACGCTCGAAAGTTTGATAACAAACTcatcaaaaacaaacaaaagggCCGTTTTGTCATACTGTTGTATGGGTAATAACCCATATGTATATCCATTGATGACAAAGGATTTTAGAATGATTAAATAATCGAGAAAAATGTCAGGAAtgagcacaggtagcccaggcaatggtttcgaagcttgttcgtagcttagaatcggctgttattcttagaggtaaaacgagtggattgaacagccgattccaagctacgaacaagcttcgaaaccattgcctgggctacctgtgctcaTTCCTGACATTGATCGTTGAGATTGTTTCCCCAATTTTACAATCCCCGTGGTGTCCCCAGGGGTCGACCCCTCGGGCAAGCCGCTGATAGGTGCATTATATTTCACAAAATCTTAGttgccttttctttctcttctaGGATGCTGTTATACATCCAATATTATAGACGAGGAGAAAAATGTGAATATGTCCTATGAGACTAGAGACTATGGCCTTTAGtgaacaacaaatttgttttagaaaaaCACGAACTGTTCATGAGTTGTACCGTAGATACGTTGCAATAACTCAGACTTCTAAAAGCTTCCTTCAAGGTTTATTTCACCCATTGCTTACTCTTGACCAGATTGTATGAAGGTATTATTAGCATCTAAGAGGTggcaaaaaaataagctatgtAATGCAAGGCAAATGTTTAATCTAAGAGCTTGAATcaattattaatttattttaaaattgttgaGTTCCATAGCAATTAATATCCAGGAAAATAATCCCCAATTGATGgtattttatttgcttttggTGGTAGAGGACTGTCAGTTGCCATGGTCACTATACCAATTCTAGTTCCGTAATCCTAAGGCTCTCTTGGAATGTGCATTGGTGGATCCAagggatgggaggggggggggacatgCCCCACACCCCTTTCATAACATCCTGATGTGTGTGATGCTTACAACACTGTTCTTTTgttcttattgtttttatctGAGGAGATGGCTGGTGCAGAACAAAGATTTTTGCCCGTTATTGCTCTACTAAATACCATTTGTACCTCTTGAGGTCATTTGCACAAACTATTTGTGAATGAATAACATCAcaatatttagaaaaaaaattaatgcaCTTAATTTTCTGAAGAAACTGATTTTTATCACATCTACATTTGTTTTGCACCTTTTGATCTGGTTTGCACAAACTATTTTGTAATTTAAAGTAGAAAAACAAATGCACTGGGTAGGAAAATGTGATGTAGCTCTCTCTCTGCTCCAATTAATGATTCCTATGTGGTTATGATACATGCCCATAGACTCTCAGCGAAATGGTTATTAAGTACTGCATTTCCCTTACTTTACTTACTTTACAGTGGCATTTGACACATATTTTAGTCCACAGAAGATAAATTGCAGTcccaaccccacccccccccccccccaaaaaaaaaaaaagaataaaataaataacaaatcagCTATGTGTGCTTTTGTGGACATCAACTTCAAAATTCCtatatttaagaaaaaagaagaaaatgctaAATAGAGTTGCTGTTTGTGATTTGTGGTAGCTAGTTCAATAAATACTGTGAACACACTACACCAAGTTAACTAATCATTGTGCTGGTTATGATTTTAAACTTCGAAATATAAGATTAACAGCAATGATTACAAATTTGTTTACAATTTCCATTTCCCATTCATGATAGATCAATGTTAAGGGATTTTGGTTTTTGATAAGAATAAATAGGTTTAAATTTTCTCATTATAATTATCAGAACCAAAGTATGGCAGGTAGGTACACTATTGTACCTACAACACACTCTTTGATTTTATACATAAAAATGTGTAATCTATACAAATAAAGCAGGGATGTTCTTATTTATGGAGTGTTTTTAACTAAATTGTTATTAAAGATGTTCttagttttgcttttacaAATTGCTATGATGGTTCTTGAAATAATGTAAACAACAGAAAGTGTACTGTAAGCTTATATAAAAACATAAGTAAATAATACCAATGAAGTATTAATAAGAGTTACACAGATGAATCACAATGAAATTATACATCTAAATATCTAAGTAAGCGAAAAGTCTGCAAATGCAGTAAATTATTTCAACTGTCAAAAACTATCCTGTTTACCCATTGATCCAGAAACTTGAAAACAAAGTAAATGAAAACTTAACCAGCCATTTGCATCTACTAAAGCCAAAAGAACAATATCTCAAGTAAGCCTTTATCTTCTGCGTGTCTCGGCGATAAAATAGTCATTTAAACCTACATGCTTTTCCAAAGATGTTTACAAACGATCTCGATCGCCCAACAGGAATGTCCAGTTGCACGTAGTTCACAGGAAAACAAAGGAAACGGTATCTTGCAAATCCGAAACTTTGGTACATATGGGTGAGGAACATAAAATGCCTATTTCCTTTATGGCTCTGTCATCACTTGGACCCATTTTCTCCTGATAATAGACGAAAAAAGATACACATCGCTACGGTTGGCAAAAAAATCTTATTATATTTGATAAGGGGTCCAAGCACCAGGTGGTCAATGGACCTAGAATCCATTTCCCCAAGAGATCCACAATATTTCAAGAGCCTGAAACTGTTTGAGTGACAGCAACATCTTTCCATCAAGAACTTTTTTGAAAGATTTTACTAGGGCCATTACTATAATGATGTCCATTACTATAATGATGGCAAGTCTTATTACAAGCCAGTATGACAGATATATGCATGCTTTCATACACTcctggcctttttttttttgcaatgatTTTAAATCTTATTATGATTTCCGGACAGCCAAGAGGTCAATCAAAAGAAACTCAAATTTGAACAAATTAAGATATCGTAAGTATGTAAtcagcaagctgaagtatctgagcttctctaatagtgagaaaataaagagggagttactgtacttctttgatgttgtttctagacatttctataactaTTAAGTATATTATACGAGCTGGAGTGATTTgggggatttgaatcaaacgcggtatcacagccattttttCGCTCGTcgctattttctttcttcttgacttaacttcgccgctcagaaaaaacaaaacagtcaagttattcagggatttagctttctgtgagtatatttgccaatcttgcttacataagttagacttgttttctttttccgagttatttttcatgatctcttttcattcctaccgagttggcaaaacaacaacacgcaacccacgggagagtaggacaaaataaaaggagcaaatactcacgcgcagtggtggggtggtggttactaaaaatagccagattcggaatcgacatggcgcgcgggtaataccaaagtgtccctttcttatcttatgctctcttgataatacagatgattgcccctactaaTGAGCCCCTGTGAGATGTTAAAATTACTTaaacaggggcgtagccattCTAGCAGACAAAAACAAAGGGGTagcccttctagcagccaaaaacaTAGTAAGGCCTAGTTTAAACGCCATAATTTTCATGTGCCGTTCTAAATGCAAATGAACGTAGAACAATCGAATTGGTTCATTTGCATTATTTGGAACGGTACATGAAAGAACGGCGTTTAAACTAGGCCttaatgt contains the following coding sequences:
- the LOC5503356 gene encoding E3 ubiquitin-protein ligase TRIM33, producing the protein MAATGTDKNFNEDNILLRENLTKFITCPSCKETMNGPVLLPCLDSICRSCCQKTAQKHGDTWTVPCRLCDSLVRIPQTSDLKTNFFACNVNNYLRCCLDAKDAVICSNCDENSALAEARCMDCNEFLCQMCVEAHRRIKLTREHQVIIINEEKPLKILQSLHVNLKCSKHKDEKLLLRYCANCNEPLCLSCISEHANLQHKVEELTDSSLARCLFKVGNIIDEFLEMRKVLHDSMEGVEAEKRELENQAQNCKQEIEEATNKIIEAVLVRKNTLLKDLELVSDCTRQALDDRTMKHCKELSCIDRAKVFIGHAFEQGNSVEKLSVLRTVEDRVKEMKTGHMNADFLYTGMKTRYLELADNSQSDQLKVMILQWGSISKEPELNPSKANKGKMPPKKIIRTIQPAVELKRSEIDGLVQLRRQEQQQQRKSCVNSEAS